In Solanum pennellii chromosome 7, SPENNV200, the following are encoded in one genomic region:
- the LOC107025533 gene encoding uncharacterized protein LOC107025533 → MAPMVTIATTNVSVTPGAVLLTRRNQCLSKYDVSRKSSKQTLPTPKYILPLSTSIKLFPHFRVGCILRHKLRGLVVSATETDVAVEEVEETAADDGSGEVAEASSDAAEISEESSVSDVSPRSVQSKRSRPARKSEMPPVKNEDLIPGATFPGKVRSIQPFGAFIDFGAFTDGLVHVSRLSDSYVKDVGSIVSVGQEVTVRLVEANTETGRISLTMRESDDPSRPQQQKDAPTNSDRPRTQRKSTQRNNQRRDEKVSKFVKGQDLEGTVKNLTRSGAFISLPEGEEGFLPASEETDEVFGIIDSGSSLTVGQEVNVRVLRIARGQVTLTMKKEEAASELDSKLNQGVVYSATNPFLLAFRSNKEISSFLDEREKEDEQAEQSKEDAQESDAATIKIDVLPETTSIEEESVNAANDGVPETINGEETKQNVDEEVESAPEGSTSTIGQQAEVSPVGDAEDETGSYEQAADQISASETVVGEEVVEKLTDDNVNVVATEIPSVTEAVKETEETSASENDSISSPTGQSEASLENSKDEESQDGVGVLDTQVESAPSIGEQSSDTAAQQEEGAPNTDQDIANSSEQNGTASLNEAAAKAISPALVKQLREETGAGMMDCKKALTETAGDIVKAQEYLRKKGLASADKKSSRATAEGRIGSYIHDSRIGVLVEVNCETDFVSRGDIFKELVDDLAMQVAAYPQVQYLVPEDVPKEIINKEREIEMQKEDLLSKPEQIRSKIVDGRINKRLEDLALLEQPYIKNDKMVVKDLIKQTISTIGENIKVKRFVRYNLGEGLEKKTQDFAAEVAAQTAAKPVSSPGKEQPAVEAKETTVEAPKAAVSAALVKQLREETGAGMMDCKKALSETGGDIEKAQEYLRKKGLSTADKKSSRLAAEGRIGSYIHDSRIGVLIEVNCETDFVGRGETFKELVDDLAMQVAACPQVQYVSIDEIPESAVNKEKDLEMQREDLKNKPENIREKIVEGRVSKRLGELVLLEQPFIKDDSVLVKDLVKQTVAALGENIKVRRFVRFTLGEEAKKEGIIEEPAAV, encoded by the exons ATGGCTCCAATGGTTACAATTGCAACTACCAATGTATCAGTTACTCCAGGAGCTGTCCTTCTCACGAGAAGGAATCAATGTTTATCAAAATACGATGTTTCACGAAAATCCAGCAAGCAGACTTTACCTACCCCAAAATATATCCTGCCCCTGTCAACATCTATTAAATTGTTTCCCCATTTTAGAGTTGGTTGCATTTTACGACATAAATTAAGAGGTCTCGTAGTATCAGCAACTGAGACTGATGTAGCAGTGGAAGAAGTAGAAGAAACTGCTGCAGATGATGGATCTGGTGAAGTTGCTGAAGCTTCATCTGATGCTGCTGAAATAAGTGAAGAATCCTCTGTATCAGATGTGAGTCCTAGATCTGTTCAGTCTAAGCGTTCAAGACCTGCTAGAAAGAGTGAGATGCCTCCTGTGAAGAATGAAGACCTTATTCCAGGTGCAACTTTTCCTGGAAAGGTCAGATCGATACAGccatttggtgcttttattgaTTTTGGAGCTTTTACGGATGGATTGGTGCATGTTTCTAGGTTGAGTGATAGTTATGTAAAGGATGTAGGAAGCATTGTATCTGTTGGACAAGAGGTTACAGTGAGATTAGTTGAAGCAAACACTGAGACAGGGCGCATATCTCTCACCATGCGTGAAAGTGATGATCCTAGTAGGCCACAGCAACAGAAAGATGCTCCAACCAATAGTGACAGACCCCGAACTCAAAGGAAGAGCACACAAAGGAACAACCAAAGGAGAGATGAGAAAGTCTCAAAGTTTGTCAAGGGGCAAGATCTTGAGGGCACTGTAAAAAATCTAACCAGGTCTGGTGCTTTTATATCTCTTCCTGAAGGAGAGGAAGGGTTCCTGCCAGCATCAGAGGAAACTGATGAAGTGTTTGGAATTATTGACAGTGGCTCTTCACTAACAGTAGGCCAAGAAGTTAATGTCCGTGTATTGCGCATTGCCAGAGGACAGGTAACTTTGAccatgaaaaaagaagaagctgCTTCAGAGTTGGACTCAAAGCTCAACCAGGGTGTTGTCTATTCGGCAACAAATCCCTTTTTATTGGCTTTCCGTAGCAACAaagagatctcttcatttttggATGAGAGGGAAAAAGAAGACGAACAAGCTGAACAATCAAAGGAAGATGCACAGGAATCAGATGCGGCGACTATTAAAATAGACGTGTTGCCTGAAACTACAAGCATAGAGGAAGAATCAGTCAATGCTGCAAATGATGGTGTTCCGGAAACTATAAATGGGGAGGAGACGAAACAAAACGTTGATGAAGAAGTGGAGTCAGCTCCTGAAGGAAGCACATCCACAATTGGTCAGCAAGCTGAGGTGTCACCTGTAGGAGATGCTGAGGATGAAACTGGCTCATATGAGCAAGCAGCTGATCAGATCTCAGCATCTGAAACTGTGGTGGGTGAGGAGGTCGTAGAGAAACTAACTGATGATAATGTAAATGTGGTTGCAACTGAAATACCAAGTGTCACAGAGGCTGTCAAAGAAACAGAGGAAACTAGTGCCAGTGAGAATGATAGTATATCAAGCCCAACTGGGCAATCTGAAGCTTCTTTGGAGAATAGCAAGGATGAAG AAAGTCAGGACGGTGTTGGAGTTTTAGACACTCAAGTTGAAAGTGCTCCTTCCATAGGGGAACAATCATCTGATACCGCTGCTCAACAGGAAGAGGGGGCTCCCAACACTGATCAAGATATTGCGAACTCAAGTGAGCAAAATGGGACTGCTTCATTAAATGAAGCCGCAGCAAAAG CTATTTCACCTGCTCTTGTGAAACAATTGCGTGAAGAGACAGGAGCAGGAATGATGGACTGCAAAAAGGCTCTTACAGAAACTGCAGGTGACATTGTTAAAGCGCAGGAGTATCTCAGGAAAAAGGGTTTGGCAAGTGCTGATAAGAAATCAAGTAGAGCTACAGCTGAAGGCAGAATTGGATCATACATCCATGATAGCAGAATTGGTGTCCTGGTAGAGGTTAACTGTGAAACAGATTTCGTATCGCGTGGTGACATTTTCAAGGAATTAGTTGATGACTTGGCCATGCAAGTGGCTGCATACCCTCAAGTGCAGTATCTTGTTCCAGAAGATGTGCCAAAGGAGATCATCAACAAGGAAAGAGAAATCGAAATGCAGAAGGAAGACCTATTATCAAAACCTGAGCAGATCAGATCCAAGATTGTTGATGGGCGGATAAATAAGAGGCTTGAAGATCTGGCATTACTGGAGCAGCCTTACATCAAGAATGATAAGATGGTTGTAAAGGACTTGATCAAGCAGACAATTTCAACGATTGGTGAAAACATCAAAGTGAAGAGATTTGTGCGATACAACCTGGGAGAAGGTCTTGAAAAGAAGACCCAAGACTTTGCTGCAGAGGTGGCTGCTCAAACAGCAGCTAAACCTGTCTCCTCGCCAGGAAAAGAGCAACCAGCTGTTGAAGCCAAGGAGACTACTGTCGA GGCTCCGAAAGCAGCAGTTTCAGCTGCTTTGGTTAAACAGCTGCGAGAAGAAACTGGAGCTGGGATGATGGATTGCAAGAAAGCCCTCTCCGAAACTGGAGGGGATATTGAGAAGGCACAGGAATACCTCCGAAAGAAGGGTCTTTCAACAGCCGATAAAAAGTCTAGCCGACTTGCTGCTGAGGGGAGAATTGGTTCATACATTCATGACTCTCGCATTGGTGTGCTAATTGAAGTTAATTGTGAAACCGACTTTGTTGGGAGAGGTGAAACATTTAAGGAGTTGGTCGATGATTTGGCAATGCAAGTTGCAGCATGCCCACAGGTGCAATATGTATCTATCGATGAGATTCCAGAAAGCGCTGTCAACAAGGAAAAAGACTTGGAAATGCAGAGAGAAGACCTTAAGAACAAGCCTGAAAATATAAGGGAGAAGATTGTTGAGGGCAGGGTCTCCAAGAGACTCGGAGAGCTTGTTCTTTTGGAGCAGCCTTTCATAAAAGATGATAGTGTTCTTGTGAAGGATTTGGTAAAGCAAACTGTTGCTGCTCTTGGGGAGAACATAAAAGTTAGGAGGTTCGTTCGATTTACTCTAGGCGAGGAAGCCAAAAAAGAAGGAATAATTGAAGAGCCAGCTGCTGTATGA